A portion of the Lolium rigidum isolate FL_2022 chromosome 1, APGP_CSIRO_Lrig_0.1, whole genome shotgun sequence genome contains these proteins:
- the LOC124646710 gene encoding receptor-like protein EIX2 has protein sequence MAEPRSLPRIAMILATCYLLFHRSSSAPAPASNLFIPHERDALLDFKASLTDPGNFLSSWQGADCCQWKGVECSKGTDHIVTLRVNTPWHSPELIGGEIRPSLLTLQHLDSLDLSENDFGGKPIPEFIGGLGNLTNLILSNSNFGGQIPPHIGNLSNLVNLHITNSADLTVPQTYQLISPDLAWVSRLWKLQILDLGGVDLSAAIDWAHALSMLPSLKNLYLTFCGLRNTRPPPAHSNLTSLESIAMSWNPFNHSIGAFNFVWNLPLPSLQFLSMMHCGFHGSTRTQWGT, from the exons ATGGCCGAGCCGAGGTCGCTCCCCAGAATTGCCATGATCCTAGCGACATGTTACCTTCTCTTCCACCGGAGTTCATCGGCACCAGCGCCCGCGAGCAACCTTTTCATCCCGCATGAACGGGACGCGCTTCTCGACTTCAAGGCCAGCCTCACCGACCCCGGCAACTTCCTCTCATCGTGGCAAGGCGCAGACTGCTGCCAGTGGAAGGGCGTCGAATGCAGCAAGGGAACCGACCACATCGTCACGCTCCGAGTCAACACCCCGTGGCACAGTCCGGAGCTCATAGGAGGTGAGATTCGCCCATCCTTGCTCACTTTACAGCATCTCGACTCGTTGGACCTCTCGGAGAATGACTTCGGTGGCAAACCCATCCCGGAGTTCATCGGCGGCCTAGGGAACCTGACGAACCTCATCCTCTCTAACTCCAATTTCGGCGGTCAGATTCCTCCCCAC ATTGGGAACCTCTCGAACCTAGTCAACCTCCATATCACCAATAGTGCTGATTTAACTGTGCCACAAACATATCagctcatctcgcctgatctcgcATGGGTATCGCGCCTATGGAAGCTCCAGATACTCGACTTGGGTGGGGTGGACCTCAGCGCTGCCATCGACTGGGCTCATGCTCTCAGCATGCTCCCCTCTCTAAAAAACCTTTATTTAACCTTTTGTGGGCTACGGAACACGAGGCCTCCCCCAGCACATTCCAACCTCACATCACTGGAGTCCATTGCCATGAGTTGGAACCCTTTCAACCATTCTATTGGTGCCTTCAATTTTGTTTGGAATCTGCCTCTACCTAGCCTCCAATTTCTTTCGATGATGCACTGCGGTTTCCATGGTTCTACCCGGACGCAGTGGGGAACTTGA